A window of the Paraburkholderia sp. ZP32-5 genome harbors these coding sequences:
- a CDS encoding porin: MKHLIAGTALLAAGFSGAACAQSSVTLYGSVDFGLGYNNNIGGHSQVQAVSGNSQPDRWGLIGTEDLGGGNKAFFRLENGFQVINGVSTRSGYMFNRSAYVGLSSDKLGTITAGHMTPFSQAWINPLDAAVVAFIYQDYHPGNIDELSDNSNTQVDNTVRYETPRFYGFKAGAQISLSNSTNFAAGRNTSFGLRYDRGPLKAAITYADETQRTTQIGSAIGFTHFQGLPLTSPLVADHLRNIAAAANYRLGDFRLHGLYTNVKITYEGRSDTFQTYEGGVTWWTSPFNFIDATAFTSTLGDVRWNQASLIDMYFLSKATQVYAGIVGQRAIGGVAVIFSNSPSSTNSQVAIRIGLHHSF; this comes from the coding sequence ATGAAACATCTGATAGCAGGCACGGCACTTCTCGCGGCGGGTTTCAGCGGCGCGGCATGCGCGCAGAGCAGCGTCACGCTCTACGGCAGCGTCGATTTTGGGCTGGGGTACAACAACAACATCGGCGGACACTCGCAGGTGCAGGCGGTCAGCGGCAATAGCCAGCCGGACCGCTGGGGCCTGATCGGCACCGAGGATCTCGGCGGCGGCAACAAGGCTTTTTTCAGGCTCGAAAACGGCTTCCAGGTGATCAATGGCGTATCGACGCGCAGCGGTTACATGTTCAACCGGTCCGCGTACGTGGGGCTCTCGTCGGATAAGCTCGGCACGATCACCGCCGGTCATATGACGCCGTTCTCACAGGCGTGGATCAACCCGCTCGATGCAGCCGTGGTGGCCTTCATCTATCAGGACTACCATCCGGGGAATATCGACGAGCTGTCCGACAACTCGAACACGCAGGTCGACAACACGGTCCGCTACGAAACGCCGAGGTTTTACGGCTTCAAGGCCGGCGCGCAGATCAGCCTCAGCAATTCGACGAACTTCGCCGCCGGGCGCAATACCAGCTTCGGTCTACGCTACGATCGCGGTCCGCTCAAGGCGGCGATCACCTACGCGGACGAAACGCAGCGGACCACCCAGATCGGCAGCGCGATCGGCTTTACGCATTTCCAGGGCTTGCCGCTGACATCACCTCTCGTGGCCGACCATCTGAGGAATATCGCGGCGGCGGCCAATTACAGGCTCGGCGACTTCCGGTTGCATGGCCTCTATACGAACGTGAAGATCACCTATGAGGGACGCTCGGACACGTTTCAGACCTATGAGGGCGGTGTAACGTGGTGGACTTCGCCGTTCAACTTCATCGATGCGACGGCGTTCACCAGCACGCTCGGTGACGTGCGTTGGAACCAGGCGAGCCTGATCGACATGTATTTCCTGTCGAAGGCAACGCAGGTCTATGCGGGGATCGTGGGCCAGCGCGCGATCGGCGGTGTCGCGGTGATCTTCTCGAACTCACCGTCTTCGACCAATAGTCAGGTCGCAATCCGGATTGGTCTGCACCACTCGTTCTAA
- a CDS encoding thiamine pyrophosphate-binding protein: MNSTNTVAADPDKGIRIARGITEQLAGCGVKLVATLPDNWITDLIGEIDSDERFRHVPVNREESAIGLCAGAYMGGQGSAAVMGASGFMTCIYALTKINYSYEIPLLLLTTLRGAFGDHHKHHISNGLYFEPVLNAIDMPYTIVDSADKLPEISRAYAHSRTFSRPTVVAFTRDLLK; this comes from the coding sequence ATGAACAGTACGAACACAGTGGCCGCCGATCCCGATAAGGGGATCCGGATTGCCCGCGGCATTACCGAGCAACTGGCCGGCTGCGGCGTCAAACTCGTTGCCACGCTGCCGGACAACTGGATTACCGATCTGATCGGCGAAATCGACAGTGACGAGCGCTTTCGGCACGTGCCGGTCAATCGCGAGGAATCGGCGATCGGCCTGTGCGCCGGCGCTTATATGGGCGGGCAGGGCAGCGCGGCGGTGATGGGCGCGTCCGGTTTCATGACCTGCATCTACGCGCTGACGAAAATCAACTACAGCTACGAGATTCCATTGCTGCTGCTGACGACGCTGCGCGGCGCGTTCGGCGATCACCACAAGCATCACATTTCCAACGGCCTGTATTTCGAGCCGGTGCTCAACGCGATCGACATGCCGTACACGATCGTCGACAGCGCGGACAAGCTTCCCGAGATCAGCCGCGCCTACGCACACAGCCGCACTTTCTCCCGCCCCACGGTCGTTGCGTTTACGCGTGACCTGCTCAAATAA
- a CDS encoding tripartite tricarboxylate transporter permease encodes MYHHVISGILSFASPMSLLFICIGVLVGSFVGLIPGLNGVTALALVMPFVYGMKPAVGLALMLAMHSVINTAGSITAVLLGMPGQPADAAAVVDGYPMSQQGRGGEAIGAALTASAIGGVLGALLLAGVLPVLPPLVLYFQSPDTLMLAVAGVLMIVLISKDSIGKGLMAGALGMVLATFGYQGTSGVPRFWFHLDYLLDGIHLVPLTLGIFALPEIIGLGVTGKRIAAQETPPVNTAQVLHGMRTAFAHWPLVIRSSLIGVVLGIVPGMGGATAPWLAYASAQRSSKNSAQFGHGAVEGLIAASAPHNAKEGGGMIPTLAFGIPAGSSMAVLIGAFFLFGLAPGPEFLKSHMDIAVHLTLTIAIANVLAAIVLIPIAARLTAITRISGRLLAPLLMCTLVVGTYALNNEPLDIVFMAGFGVLGMLMKSLSFSRPALLLGFVLAPMIENSLAITLDAHGWGFLMRPVPFVITSAIVLRVLWGALKSFGSLRRRANA; translated from the coding sequence ATGTATCACCACGTGATCTCCGGCATTCTGTCGTTCGCTTCTCCAATGTCGTTGCTGTTCATCTGCATCGGTGTGCTGGTGGGATCGTTCGTCGGTCTGATTCCGGGCCTGAACGGCGTCACCGCGCTCGCACTGGTGATGCCGTTCGTCTACGGCATGAAGCCCGCAGTCGGTCTCGCATTGATGCTCGCGATGCATTCGGTCATCAACACCGCCGGCTCGATTACCGCCGTGCTGCTCGGCATGCCTGGGCAACCGGCCGATGCGGCCGCGGTCGTCGACGGCTATCCGATGTCGCAGCAGGGGCGAGGCGGCGAGGCGATCGGCGCCGCGCTGACCGCGTCGGCAATCGGTGGTGTGCTCGGCGCGCTGCTGCTCGCCGGTGTGCTGCCGGTGCTGCCGCCACTGGTGCTGTATTTCCAGTCGCCCGACACGCTGATGCTGGCAGTCGCCGGCGTGCTGATGATCGTGCTGATCTCGAAGGACAGCATCGGCAAGGGGCTGATGGCCGGCGCGCTCGGCATGGTGCTCGCGACGTTCGGCTACCAGGGCACGTCCGGTGTGCCGCGCTTCTGGTTTCATCTCGACTATCTGCTCGATGGCATTCATCTGGTGCCGCTTACGTTGGGCATCTTCGCGCTGCCTGAAATCATCGGTCTTGGCGTGACCGGCAAGCGGATCGCCGCGCAGGAAACGCCGCCCGTCAATACCGCACAGGTGTTGCACGGCATGCGCACCGCTTTCGCTCACTGGCCGCTCGTGATTCGTTCGTCGCTAATCGGCGTGGTGCTCGGCATCGTGCCGGGCATGGGCGGTGCGACGGCACCGTGGCTCGCGTATGCATCCGCGCAGCGCAGCTCGAAGAACAGCGCGCAATTCGGGCACGGTGCGGTCGAAGGCTTGATTGCCGCGTCGGCGCCGCATAACGCGAAAGAGGGCGGCGGGATGATTCCGACGCTCGCATTCGGTATCCCGGCCGGCTCGTCGATGGCGGTGCTGATCGGCGCGTTCTTTCTGTTCGGGCTCGCCCCCGGACCGGAATTCCTGAAGTCGCACATGGACATCGCGGTGCACCTGACACTGACGATCGCGATCGCGAACGTGCTGGCGGCCATCGTGCTGATTCCGATCGCCGCGAGGTTGACCGCGATCACGCGGATCAGCGGCCGCCTGCTTGCACCGCTGTTGATGTGCACGCTCGTCGTCGGCACCTATGCGTTGAACAACGAGCCGCTCGACATCGTGTTCATGGCCGGCTTCGGCGTACTCGGCATGTTGATGAAGTCGCTGTCGTTCAGCCGTCCGGCGCTACTGCTCGGCTTCGTGCTCGCGCCGATGATCGAGAACTCGCTCGCTATCACGCTCGACGCGCACGGCTGGGGATTCTTGATGCGGCCGGTTCCGTTCGTCATTACGAGCGCGATCGTATTGCGGGTGTTGTGGGGCGCGTTGAAGTCGTTTGGTTCGCTGCGCAGGAGGGCCAACGCATGA
- a CDS encoding tripartite tricarboxylate transporter TctB family protein, producing the protein MKSMQVAFPAAVVTLVTALLAIGWFGYRYPMSVLGYPLVLGLIVIVTGVSVCAMELAKPRDASAKKSTKKDVGTHSAAHSAAHHATHCSEDEAASLRGASVWVHLACPVLLMGLGWVLGFIPAIVVFVLGYLRIAGWSWRASVLYGFAAGFVVWVLFDLMFFQPLPFWPIFMR; encoded by the coding sequence ATGAAGTCGATGCAGGTAGCGTTTCCCGCTGCTGTCGTCACGCTGGTCACGGCGCTGCTCGCGATCGGGTGGTTCGGTTATCGGTATCCGATGTCGGTGCTCGGTTATCCGCTGGTCCTCGGCTTGATCGTCATCGTCACCGGGGTGAGCGTCTGCGCGATGGAGCTGGCGAAGCCGCGTGACGCGAGTGCGAAGAAAAGCACGAAGAAAGACGTGGGCACACACAGTGCCGCACACAGCGCCGCGCACCACGCAACACACTGCTCGGAAGACGAAGCCGCTTCGTTGCGTGGCGCCAGCGTATGGGTGCATCTCGCGTGCCCGGTGCTGCTGATGGGGCTCGGCTGGGTGCTCGGCTTCATCCCCGCGATCGTCGTGTTCGTGCTCGGCTATCTGCGGATCGCGGGCTGGTCGTGGCGCGCATCGGTGCTGTACGGCTTCGCGGCGGGGTTCGTCGTATGGGTGCTGTTCGACCTGATGTTCTTCCAGCCGCTGCCTTTCTGGCCCATTTTCATGCGTTGA
- a CDS encoding bacteriohemerythrin encodes MNAKNLTHASVTEDVEAPVRESDTSMVWSDARLLGFTPMDDVHKEFYEVVLRLVTCTDANALAAIDEFEKHAVSHFEQEDEWMRTTNFPPRDCHIDEHSAVLKSVREVKEAVEQGRAGADVVCSIGMHLFSWFPGHADYLDSALAAWMTKQSMGGKPVVFRRTI; translated from the coding sequence ATGAACGCGAAAAATTTGACACACGCATCCGTAACGGAAGACGTCGAAGCGCCGGTGCGGGAAAGTGACACCAGCATGGTCTGGTCGGACGCACGGCTGCTAGGTTTCACGCCGATGGATGATGTACACAAGGAGTTTTACGAGGTCGTGCTACGACTCGTAACTTGTACCGATGCCAATGCGCTGGCCGCGATCGACGAATTCGAAAAGCACGCGGTCAGCCATTTCGAGCAGGAAGACGAGTGGATGCGCACAACGAATTTCCCGCCGCGCGACTGCCATATCGATGAACATTCCGCCGTGTTGAAGTCCGTGCGTGAAGTCAAGGAAGCCGTCGAGCAGGGCCGGGCTGGAGCCGACGTGGTGTGCAGTATCGGTATGCACCTGTTCAGCTGGTTTCCCGGACACGCGGATTATTTGGATTCGGCACTGGCGGCATGGATGACGAAGCAGTCCATGGGCGGAAAGCCCGTCGTGTTCCGGCGCACGATTTGA
- a CDS encoding LysR family transcriptional regulator → MEIVQLRNFIEVADRGSFTRAALALGLNQPALSRQIRRLELELHRNLLHRHGRGVVLTDAGERFASVARDVLHQLDTAAQGGLESDSGRIVVGVPPSFGRMLAVRLARAFAARFSPARLTIVEDRSSNLRSRVRDGGVDLALLHLPEACDDLTYEAIADESICLISPKQSADPLPDTITLAEVAQLPLIFPNARNPVREVTARAAALAGLELDVTQEIGATDTILELVQNGYGYAVATKVILQGTRYIKTLRVQQIVDPDLSIRLTLASRQDEAPMPLQAKATRLIKEVLTHTFAIG, encoded by the coding sequence GTGGAGATCGTACAGTTAAGAAATTTCATCGAGGTGGCGGATCGCGGAAGTTTCACGCGTGCGGCACTTGCACTCGGACTCAATCAGCCGGCTCTCAGCCGGCAGATCAGGCGCCTCGAGCTTGAACTCCACCGCAATCTGCTGCACCGGCATGGGCGCGGCGTGGTGCTGACCGATGCCGGCGAGCGATTCGCGAGTGTTGCGCGCGACGTGCTGCATCAATTGGATACGGCGGCTCAAGGCGGCCTCGAAAGCGATAGCGGTCGCATTGTGGTCGGCGTGCCGCCGTCGTTTGGGCGCATGCTGGCAGTCAGATTGGCACGGGCGTTTGCAGCGCGTTTCTCGCCGGCCAGGCTGACCATCGTCGAAGACCGCTCCAGCAACTTGCGTTCGCGCGTACGGGATGGCGGTGTCGATCTCGCGTTGCTGCATTTGCCGGAAGCGTGCGACGACCTTACTTACGAGGCGATCGCGGACGAGTCGATCTGCCTGATATCGCCGAAACAATCCGCCGACCCGTTGCCCGACACGATCACGCTCGCGGAAGTCGCGCAGTTGCCGTTGATTTTCCCGAATGCGCGCAATCCGGTGCGTGAAGTCACCGCGCGTGCCGCCGCGCTCGCGGGTCTCGAACTGGATGTGACTCAGGAGATCGGCGCGACCGATACGATTCTCGAACTGGTGCAAAACGGCTACGGCTACGCGGTCGCGACGAAGGTCATCCTGCAAGGCACGCGCTATATAAAGACGCTCCGCGTGCAGCAGATCGTCGATCCTGATCTTTCGATTCGCCTGACACTCGCGTCGCGCCAGGACGAGGCGCCGATGCCGCTACAGGCGAAAGCAACACGCCTGATCAAGGAAGTACTCACGCATACGTTCGCGATCGGCTGA
- a CDS encoding thiamine pyrophosphate-dependent enzyme produces MRYLDCFRWLAARRTNQYVITSAGNSGQAWWEATRDSETTFYLDASMSLSTMFASGLAAAQPDARFWAFMGDGAFCMNPGMLVVERQMNLPNLTHLLVSNRAYGATSNATLPNDSIGDYAEIARGMGLKRIFEFSSVEELERGFDEAFRADAPGHTFVVLHVEPFTPQEQRLQQPPFDAPELKYRFGRALEQRTGADVFGYRIDAPLAVHG; encoded by the coding sequence ATGCGTTACCTCGATTGTTTCCGTTGGCTTGCTGCTCGTCGCACCAATCAATACGTGATCACGTCCGCGGGTAATTCCGGTCAGGCATGGTGGGAGGCGACACGCGACAGCGAAACCACTTTCTATCTGGATGCGTCGATGAGCCTGTCGACGATGTTCGCGTCCGGCCTCGCCGCCGCGCAGCCGGACGCGCGTTTCTGGGCCTTCATGGGTGATGGCGCGTTCTGCATGAATCCCGGCATGCTGGTCGTCGAGCGTCAGATGAATCTGCCGAACCTCACGCATCTGCTCGTTTCGAATCGCGCTTACGGCGCGACATCGAATGCGACGCTGCCGAACGATTCGATCGGCGATTACGCGGAGATTGCGCGGGGCATGGGCCTGAAGCGGATTTTCGAATTCAGCAGCGTGGAGGAACTGGAGCGCGGTTTCGACGAGGCTTTCCGCGCCGACGCGCCCGGCCATACGTTCGTCGTGCTGCACGTGGAGCCTTTCACACCGCAGGAGCAGCGACTTCAGCAGCCGCCGTTCGATGCCCCGGAGTTGAAGTACCGCTTTGGCCGCGCGCTCGAACAGCGCACCGGCGCCGACGTGTTCGGTTATCGGATCGACGCGCCGTTAGCAGTGCACGGCTAG
- a CDS encoding Bug family tripartite tricarboxylate transporter substrate binding protein — translation MFASLRAVRACAGFAMLFIALLLPAGSAFAQQSAADFYRGKTVTILVGSPPGGGYDLYARLIAPYLAKKLDAQVIIENRAGGSGLLALNVLNSSRPDGLTLMNASAEGAIMSKLTDRPGARWDLQKLNWLARVSTEPKVWFVARNSKIHNFDDALHAPKLMWSATGPADNISDVVAVLSAATGLHSKIVNGYKGAKDMALAVANGEVDAGVLTVSSVLPMLKSGDLVPIAIIGHKRWPDLPNVPTIFELTKIAPDKTWWIDFREQVGEVQRALVAPPGVPQDRVDYLRATLREVLTDPAVIAQGNKANLPVSFLDGVALQKQIENIMQNAAGDHLPQIQQVVLHQYF, via the coding sequence GTGTTCGCGTCGCTGCGCGCGGTACGCGCCTGCGCTGGCTTCGCGATGCTTTTCATCGCGTTACTGCTGCCTGCCGGATCGGCGTTCGCGCAGCAGTCCGCCGCTGATTTCTATCGAGGCAAGACCGTCACGATCCTGGTCGGCTCGCCGCCGGGCGGCGGCTACGATCTGTACGCACGTCTGATCGCGCCGTATCTGGCGAAGAAGCTCGACGCGCAGGTGATCATCGAGAACCGCGCGGGCGGCAGCGGCCTGCTTGCGCTGAACGTGCTGAATTCGTCGCGCCCCGATGGCCTGACGCTGATGAACGCGAGCGCCGAAGGCGCGATCATGAGCAAGCTCACCGACCGTCCGGGCGCGCGCTGGGATCTGCAAAAGCTCAATTGGCTCGCGCGCGTGTCGACGGAACCGAAGGTCTGGTTCGTCGCGCGCAACAGCAAGATTCATAACTTCGACGACGCGCTGCACGCGCCGAAGCTGATGTGGTCCGCCACGGGTCCGGCCGACAACATCAGCGATGTCGTCGCCGTATTGTCGGCGGCCACCGGCCTGCATTCGAAGATCGTCAACGGCTACAAGGGCGCGAAGGACATGGCGCTCGCGGTGGCCAACGGCGAGGTCGACGCGGGCGTGCTGACGGTCAGCTCCGTGCTGCCGATGCTGAAGTCCGGCGACCTGGTGCCGATCGCGATCATCGGTCACAAGCGGTGGCCGGATCTGCCGAACGTGCCGACGATTTTCGAACTGACGAAGATTGCGCCGGACAAGACGTGGTGGATCGATTTCCGCGAGCAGGTCGGCGAGGTGCAGCGCGCGCTGGTGGCGCCGCCGGGTGTGCCGCAAGACCGCGTCGACTATCTTCGCGCGACATTGCGCGAAGTGCTGACCGATCCCGCCGTGATTGCGCAGGGGAACAAGGCTAATTTGCCGGTCAGCTTCCTCGATGGTGTCGCGCTGCAGAAGCAGATCGAAAACATCATGCAGAACGCAGCCGGCGATCATCTGCCGCAAATCCAGCAGGTCGTGCTGCATCAATACTTCTAG